The nucleotide window TAAGTCAATGCATTTAGAGAGACTAATATTTCATCATTAGAAATATCAAATTTGGAATTCCAaatagtatacaattatttagttgtctttttttttttttaattgataaaCCAGATGGTTTAAATATATCAGCATAACATGTTTGGGAAAgaacatccaaatatatatatatggtcttcaATATATATTCTGAAGTTGATCATagcaaatgaagaagagaaactaGATCATAATGCTTTGAAAAATAGGTTATACTGTTTTCATTAACTTACCTCCTTTTACAGACTGCTCATCTGCAGCTTGCACGGCAGATGGTTACAGAGTGCAGTGAAGGCGAattagaaaagatgaaagaaaaagaaattagagCCGAGCTGGGACACGTAGTAGAAGAAATCAATGACCATTTAACTGAGCTCCGATATGAAATTTACAACGCGGAATAATAATGTGTACTTAAAGATTTTCTGTTTGAATGCCATACTATAAGTAGGTTTTATCTAGCTTAAAGCTCAAGATGGAATATATAGCAGTGAAATACATCTTCAGTGGTGGGAATAGTAGCTTGCATCAGCCagattcattataaatattaagcAAGGTTTAAAAATGGATGGGATTATTTTGGTGAGCCTGCAAGCTTATGGTCAAAtataaaatggaaattaaaaaagaatattaatgggTTAAGCAAAGTTTAATAAAATGATAGATCTGATCGCACAGAACTGCagtgaataaatatattcttataagcAAAATTATAAATGAAGCCAATTGAAAGTATCATTTTGGAAGCGCTGCAGTTTACAGATGGGAATGTGTAGTTACAtactataatattttttattttcttgtgagaGACATTTGATTATGTACATTTTATAATTGTTGAAACTTTTCTTGATAATTTATTTATGGTGAATCTCGTGATACACCAACAAATAGTCTAATTAGTTGTTACAAATTGAGATCATAAAAGTGCCTTTTATACTGAAATTTATCAAATCCAAGTGCCAAAATGAACAACAAATTTAAGAGGAATATAAcctatttcatataattttttttttttttttttttttttttcctcgtgacaaacattttctttttggATAAATCTGTAGCCTCAGCTTATTTGGTTTTTCTAAAGTATTTAGTTTTTGCTAGTTCATTTCTGTTATATCATTGTCAATGGTTTATTAATCTACTATGTTAGGTTGTGAGGTTCAGTTGTTTTATTGTTAGTTGACAAGATTTCAGACATGTTGatgtatgttcattttttttttttcaaatttgaaaGTTccatgtacacaaaaatgaactGCATTCATCAGCTATTTTTTCTACCAATAAAAAGTTTAAAGCATGCAATATTGTTTCTTTCTtcagaaatatgaaataagaataaataaaatgcaagTCCTAAGTCATTtccaaaacataaaagaaagaaagggaaataccaTATAAGAAACAACTGCTGTAATTGTTGAGATTACAATGTGGTAGGAAAAtttcaagaataaataaatgctaattaatttataattttattaaaggGAAGTATTacagaagaaatatataatttgtatatagaatacatactctcttgttttattaattttgttcacACACAAAGGCTTGAGACACATTGAGTCATCAAGGAGTCCGTTACAAGGCTGACTTAATTTACCCCAGGGTACTACATTTACCTTAGTAAATAGTAGGCAGGCCAGATAATAATCAGTAGATCAAAACCTCTTAAGACAATatgatgttgaaaaaaatatagaagtgataacaaaagaagggaaagagtagGGGATTTGTTTATTGAAATTTTCTGCTGAGACAACATCTAAGGTCACTAGTGGTGTATGCAAAATACAGCAACAGGGTGGGGCTTAAAGGCAAAGCCCCCAAgtttagcattatgataaaggtgaaaagggaaaaaatgagtttataattagggtaagtggacagaaggaggggataaagaggagaaggaaaaggaaagggagaatagaaaagaccatacaaaatttGTTGAACCAAGAGCAGGTCCAAGGCAGTGGTGATCCCTGGGCCTCAGTCGCCATCTCCCGAGCCCCCattgagcaagggattgggggattCGAAAAGAGGAATCCCATTTTGCCCACAAAGTTGCCAGGTGGGTTGCGTAACCAGAGACCGGGCATATCTGTGATCACTATAGAGTCTGGTGCTCTTGTTTATTTCTGCTACTTTTCTTGGGCAGTTGTTTGAATAAATGCTTTTGCTTTTGACCTGCAGTATGAAAATTTGCCTTGGAATGCCTAATAGCTAGCAAGTGATAGCATCAACTAGACTTCAATGTCAACaagtttatttttgttacttaCATATCAAATGTACATTCCATTAATTACTTGGCAATTCCACAGTGATAATGCAGCCACTATTTTCTAATGTTATGCATATACTTGCTAAGTAGATTATTCAGTTTTTGGGCATTTTTCATTGTGAGTCAATATATGatctttttaaaatcattttaatttttaattttccaGTTTTCTTGTGATTTTATCCTATAGGAATTTTCCTATGTTTTGTacattttgatttcagtatttatattttatgataaGGAATAATCTGATCTCCATTTTacctttaattattattttatttccttgaATTGTGAACTAAAGGTACTATTTGGTATTTCTATTAAacctatattttgttttcttgaactttcatcttatcattcttatattttactGTTTAAGGAACCATAAGAAATTCTTCTAACATTGCtactttctattctctcttttatagTTGTACGCTACTACAATTACTAGTGCAAAATCTCATCCAAACATCTATGATCTGTTATTCTCCATGTTATCATCAGCTatgtttccttgtttcttcttcttttggtcgGAGAGGCCTCGATTTAGTAATTatggttacattttttttttgtgcttgtactgatgtcttattattattattttgcatctttttctatcaaaattaatatttgtCTTTCCAAAGATATTAGAAATTTgcattaatttacatacatacatacatacatacatacatacatacatacatacatacatacatacatacatacatacatacatacatacatacatacatacatacatacatacatacatacatacatacatacatacatacatacatacatacatacatacatacatacatacatacatacatacatacatacatacatacatacatacatacatacatacatacatacatacatacatacatacatacatacatacatacatacatacatacatacatacatacatacatacatacatacatacatacatacatacatacatacatacatacatacatacatacatacatacatacatacatacatacatacatacatacatacatacatacatacatacatacatacatacatacatacatacatacatacatacatacatacatacatacatacatacatacatacatacatacatacatacatacatacatacatacatacatacatacatacatacatacatacatacatacatacatacatacatacatacatacatacatacatacatacatacatacatacatacatacatacatacatacatacatacatacatacatacatacatacatacatacatacatacatacatacatacatacatacatacatacatacatacatacatacatacatacatacatacatacatacatacatacatacatacatacatacatacatacatacatacatacatacatacatacatacatacatacatacatacatacatacatacatacatacatacatacatacatacatacatacatacatacatacatacatacatacatacatacatacatacatacatacatacatacatacatacatacatacatacatacatacatacatacatacatacatacatacatacatacatacatacatacatacatacatacatacatacatacatacatacatacatacatacatacatacatacatacatacatacatacatacatacatacatacatacatacatacatacatacatacatacatacatacatacatacatacatacatacatacatacatacatacatacatacatacatacatacatatacacatacatatacacataaatacatacatacatacatacatacatacatacatatacatacatacatatacatacatacatacatatacatacatacatatacatacatacatatacatacatacatatacatacatacatatacatacatacatatacatacatacatatacatacatacatatacatacatacatatacatacatacatatacatacatacatatacatacatacatatacaaacatacatatacatacatacatatacatacatacatatacatacatacatatacatacatacatatacatacatacatacatatacatacatacatacatacacatacacatacatacatacacatatatacatatatacatatatacacatatacacatatatacacatacacatatatacacacatacacatatacacacatacacatatacacacatacacatatatacacatacacatatatacacatacacatatatacacatacacatatatacacatacacatacatatacatatacatacacacacacatacacacacacatacacacacatatatacatatatacatatatacatatatacatatatatacatatatatacatatatacacatatacatatacatatacacatacacacatatacacatacacacatatacatacatacatacatacatacacacatacatatacatatacacatatatatacatatatatacatatatatacatatatatacatatatatacatatatatacatatatacacatatatacacatatatatatacatatatatacatatatatacatatatatacatatatacacatatatatacatatatatacatatatatacatatatatacatatatatatacatatatacacataaatatatacatatatacacatatatacatatatacacatatatacacatatatacacatatatatacatatatattcacatatatacatatatatacacatatatatacatatatatacatatatacatatatacatatatacatatatacacatatatatacatatgtacacatatatatatatacatatatatacataaatacacataaatacacatatatatacatatatacatatatacatatatatacatatatacatatatatacatatatacatatatacatatatatacatatatatatacatatatacatatatacatatatatacatatatacatatatacatatatatacatatatacatatatatatacatatatatacatatatatacatatatacatatatacatatatacatatatacatatatatacatatatacatatatatacatatatatacatatatatacatatatacatatatatatatacatatatacatatatatacatatatacatatatacacatatatatacatatatatacatatgtacacatatatatatacatatatatacataaatacacataaatacacatatatatacatatatacatatatacatatatatacatatatacatatatatacatatatacatatatatacatatatatacatatatatacatatatacatatatatacatatatacatatatatacatatatatacatatatatatatacatatatacatatatatacatatatatacataaatatacatatatatacatatatatacatatatatacatatatatatacattacatatatatatacattacatatatatatatatatatatatatatacattacatatatacattacatatatacattacatatatacattacatatattcacatatattcacatatattcatatatattcatatatacatatatatacatatatacatatatatatacacatacatatatacatatatatacatacatatatacatatatatatatatatacatacatacatacacatatatatacatacatacatacatatatatatatatataatatatatacatatatatatatatacatgtgtatatatacatatatatacatgtgtatatatacatatatatacacatacacatacatatatacatatatatacatacatacatacacatatatatacatacatacatacacatatatatatacaaacatacatacacttatatatataatatatatacatatatatacatgtgtatatatacatatatatacatatatatacatgtgtatatatacatatatatacatatatatacatatatatacatatatatatgtatatatatgtatatgtatatatatatgtatatgtatatatatatgtatatgtatatatatatgtatatatatgtatatatatgtatatatacatatatatacatatatctatgtaatgcTATAAGGATCAtcatgtttaatatttttttatacattattcgctgaaaaaaacaaaaaacaaaaacaaacaaacacagtaaacAGCTATTTATTTCTATGCAAGTGCATGCATTGATGTTTAATCTAATGATACatctatagataaaatatatacgtgtgtgtgtgtgtgtgtgtgtgtgtgtgtgtgtgtgtgtgtgtgtgtgtgtgggtgtgggtgtgggtgtgggtgtgggtgtgggtgtgggtgtgggtgtgggtgtgggtgtgggtgtgggtgtgggtgtgcgtgtgcttgtgcatgtgcgtatacaaCAAGTGTACAAGAACATGTTTACATCTAATGATAAATCTCTAGTTACATATACTGTAATTCCATACCTTTAAGGTTAACAACTTGCAGAAAAAACATTTAAAGATAATGTCTTTATAATGCTCTTCTAAATAAATCTGTAGTTCTGCAGTCGACAGAGCACTCAGAGACAGAATCTTCTCTTCCTCAGTATGCTTGAAAAGAAGTACTTTTTGTTAGTTTGATGTCTATTTTATTCTCATGAaaagtatttttaattttttttttagatattacaaTTACAGTTATGTTGAGGAAAATTTATGAACTGAAATGGACTTTAGCTCACTGGCACCAGGTACAtacactgtccactgtagttttattttattaatatcgttTACATGTGTCTTCATGaaagcttagtcaccaaggagttgatTCCTAGGTCAACCTGATCTCACCTATTTCTACTGTTCCTTGAATGTTCAGGAAAAAGGCTTCACctctattttcattatatctgttatcactattactgtcatcatcaatattatcattacactattatcatcaatgctaaTAGTACAAAAATCACTTTTCTTTACAAAATATCGAAGAATGGGATAAAAAATCTAAATCAGGTAAACTTACTGCCTCTTAGGTGACTATGTGCTTTTAgaacatgtaaacaaaatattaaaaaaaaacagtggctTTGACATACAGgttacctttctctccttttgttcttcactttctcgctctctctctgtccctccctccctccctctctcttatatccattacataaacaccacacagagaccttctttctctctctttaacagtATTGCAGTGTACATTTACTTACCCAGTTTTCACCTTTCATCCtgaatcattttaattttcttcataaATCATGCTTAGAATCATGTTTATAaattacaaacaataaaaaaattaaagagtgCATCTAACTCcagtaatattttaaaaaatgagcaTGAAACAACTTTGCATAAATTACCTGCAAAAGCCATCCATCCTGCACAAGGCGGTCAATGAGTGCTTCACTTTTCCCaatcttcattctttcctttaaaCTGAAGCCCATGTTGATAGCCTCCGTTATGAGTACAGAGCCTTCTTCCGACTGTATTATTGCTTCTATAACTTTCCGAAATAAGCTAAGCTCTTCTGGTGTGAAGGTTGAGTTCATTCTGAAGAACACAATAAGAATAATTTGTCATGAAGCATTCAACCAGtatattcctatattttttccaattccttttaattactaaataataattacatttttcCCATGGAGTGTTAGCTTTCAAATATTACTACTTCATGGATGAGAATTtgaactatatctatatcatattatttttaaaattatactgCTACCTGGGTAAGCTTTTGATCCATGTTTAGATCAATGTCTAAACAATCTACCTAGTAAAAACGGACTTTAAGAAAGTTGATAAAAACGAatctatatatgaaaaataaaataaccctGTACTGGTTTGTAAAATTACACATGTATTCcttatcaaaagagagagagagagagagagagagagagagagagagagagagagagagagagagagagagagagagagagagagagagagagagagagagagagagagagagagagagagagagagagagagagagagagagagagagagaaacaaatagaaagagagagagagaaacaaatagaaagagagagagagagaaacaaatagaaagagagagagagagagaaacaaatagaaagagagagagagagagaaacaaatagaaagagagagagagagagaaacaaatagaaagagagagagagagagaaacaaatagaaagagagagagagagagaaacaaatagaaagagagagagagagagaaacaaatagaaagagagagagagagagaaacaaatagaaagagagagagagagagaaacaaatagaaagagagagagagagagaaacaaatagaaagagagagagaaaaacaaatagaaagagagacagagagaaacaaatagaaagagagagagagagagacaaatagaaagagagagagagaaacaaatagaaagagagagagagagagagagaaacaaaaagagagagagaaagagagagaaagagagaaagagagagaaagagagagagagagagagagagagagagagagagagagagagagagagagagagagagagagagagagagagagaaagagagagagagagagagaagagagagagagagagaagagagagagagagagaagagagagagagagagagaagaagagagagagagagaaagaagagagagagagagaaagaagagagagagagagaaagaagagagagagagagagagaagagagagagagagaaagaagagagagagagaaagaagagagagagagagaagaagagagagagagaaagaagagagagagagagaaagaagagagagagagagagaaagaagagagagagagagaagaagagagagagagagagaaagaagagagagagagagagaaagaagagagagagagagaaagaagagagagagagagaaagaagagagagagagagaaagaagagagagagagagagaagaagagagagagagagagaaagaagagagagagagagagaaagaagagagagagagagagagagaagagagagagagagagagaagagagagagagagagagagaagagagagagagagagagaaagaagagagagagagagaaagaagagagagagagagaaagaagagagagagagagaaagaagagagagagagagaaagaagagagagagagagaaagagagagagagagagaaagaagagagagagagagaaagaagagagagagagagaaagaagagagagagagagaaagaagagagagagagagaaagaagagagagagagagaaagaagagagagagagagaagaagagagagagagagagaagagagagagagagagagaagagagagagagagagagagagagagagagagagagagagagagagagagagaagagagagagagaagagagagagagagagagaagagagagagagagaaagaagagagagagagagaaagaagagagagagagagaagagagagagagagagagagagagagaaagagaagaagagagagagagagaaagaagagagagagagagaaagaagagagagagagagaaagaagagagagagagagaaagaagagagagagagagaaagaagagagagagagagaaagaagagagacagagagaaagaagagagacagagagaaagaagagagagagagagaaagaagagagagagagagaaagaagagagagagagagaagaagagagagagagagaaagaagagagagagagagaaagaagagagagagagagagaaagaagagagagagagaaagaagagagagagagagaaagaagagagagagagagaaagagagagagagagagagaaagaagagagagagagagagagagagagagagagagagagagagagagagagagagagaagagagagagagagagagaagagagagagagagagagaaagagagagagagagagagaaagaagagagagagagagaaagaagagagagagagagaaagaagagagagagagagaagagagagagagagagagagagagagagagagagaagagagagagagagagagagagagagagagagagagagagagagagagagagagagagagagagaaagaagagagagagagagaaagaagagagagagagagaaagaagagagagagagagaaagaagagagagagagataaagaagagagagagagagagagagagagagaaaggagagagagagaaagaagagagagagagaaagaagagagagagagagaaagaagagagagagagagaaagaagagagagaaagagaaagaagagagagagaaagaagagagagagagagaaataagagagagagagagaaagaagagagagagagagagaaagaagagagagagagagaaagaagagagagagagagagagagagagagagagagagagagagagagagagagagagagagagagagagagagagagaagagagagagagaagagagagagaagagagagagagagagaaagaagagagagagagagaaagaagagagagagagagaaagaagagatagagagagaaagaagagaagagagagaaagaagagagagagagagaaagaagagagagagagataaagaagagagagagagagagaaaaaggagagagagagaaagaagagagagagagaaagaagagaaagagagaaagaagagagagagagagaaagaagagagagagagagagagaaagaagagagagagagagagagaaagaagagagagagagagagagaaagaagagagagagagagagagagagagagagagagagagagagagagagagagagagagagagagagaaagagagagaaagagagagagagagagagagagagagagagagagagagagagagatagagagagagagatagagagagagagatagagagagagagagagagagagataagacagagagagagagagagagagagatagagagagagagagagagagagaaagagagagagagagagagagagagagagagagagagagagagagagagagagagagagagagagagagagagagagagagagagagagaaagagagagagagagagagagagaaagagagagagaaagagagagagagagagagagaaagagagagagagagaaagagagagagagaaagagagagagagaaagagagaaaaaagagagagaaaaaagagagagaataaagagagagagaataaagagagagagaataaagagagatgaaaaagagagagagaaagagaaagagaaagagagagaaaaaagagagagaaaaaagagagagagaaagagagaaaaaaaaaagagagagaaatagagggagaaagagagagagagagagagagagagagagagagagagagagagagagagagagagagagagagagagagagagagagagagagagagagagagagagaaagagagagagagaaagagagagagaaagagagagagaaagagagagaaaaagagagagagaaagagagagagaaagagagagagaaagacaaaaactatATACATTTACTATAGTTATCTTTCTCTACAATCTTACCTTACACCAGTACGAACACAACTTAAACATAAAAAGAACTGAATCCACAAACCTTGTAGCATCACTGTCAAAAAGATTCACCAAGACAAAGCACTGAGAATCAGATGCATAATCCTCTTGAATGGCCTTCCTTATTACCAGGTGGATTTGCTCCAGCTCTGCATTGATATCCTTCACAAACTCTAGCAAGTTGTCTGCTTTGACTGTTGAAAAAGTACacttataattagtattgtctTTATTAAATTTTAAGATAAaacctacaattttttttttcactctaacATAAATACTTTTCAGAGGTCATTTTAACAAAGAgccaaatataaacaaacattcaagcaaatatatttacatttaatgtAGAAGCAACACATAACTATATCTGCCCAATTCTTTAAATTACATCTTCATACATGATAAAAATACACTTCAAACCCTTGCTTTCATAAGCAATTATAAGCCACAAAAAGTCTGTTGTCTGACTGTGATGATCCTTAATTCTTGTAATATGGTTTATTTAAGGTGGCAAaaacattttgttttcattatatacaaCAGAAGTTTTAAAGAGATTTTTATTGTAACGATAATATACATAATGCAGCAAAAAATAGCAATCATGCTTCTTCTTATGTTCTACAAATAGAATGTACATAAACTAACCATTGAACTTTGCACAGCATTTTTCATGGATGCTTTTAACTTCTTGTCCCAGAAGGTAACGTCTGGATGTCAAAATTTGTAAGAACAGTCGATGAGCATTTGTGTAAACCATTGTCTAGCCtgtaaataagtaaagaaaaatcaaatgTAATTCTACTATTAGAGAAAATAAGAGTTATTTTTTGTACTCACGTAGAAAGGTTGGGGCATAAGGAATAAATATGGAACTATGAAAATATATTCTacattt belongs to Penaeus chinensis breed Huanghai No. 1 chromosome 4, ASM1920278v2, whole genome shotgun sequence and includes:
- the LOC125025183 gene encoding non-structural maintenance of chromosomes element 1 homolog codes for the protein MVYTNAHRLFLQILTSRRYLLGQEVKSIHEKCCAKFNVKADNLLEFVKDINAELEQIHLVIRKAIQEDYASDSQCFVLVNLFDSDATRMNSTFTPEELSLFRKVIEAIIQSEEGSVLITEAINMGFSLKERMKIGKSEALIDRLVQDGWLLQHTEEEKILSLSALSTAELQIYLEEHYKDIIFKCFFCKLLTLKVWNYSICN